Part of the Syntrophorhabdaceae bacterium genome is shown below.
GGGCATAGGGCTTCTTGTTCATTCGGAAATCGTCCCGCAGGGTCTCGTAAGTCCGGTCGAAAAGGTCCTTGATCGCCCCCGCCATATACCCGAAATATTCGGGCGAACAGATCACCAGCCCGTCGCATTCCCGGATATCCACGGCAACTGTCGCTGCCGCCCGCTTGAAGATTGCCGTAACCCCCTCCGTCTCCGCCACGCCCCGAGCCACCGCCCCGGCCAATTGCGCCGTATTGCCGCTCTGGGAGTGATAGGTAACTAGTATTCGGACCG
Proteins encoded:
- a CDS encoding NAD(P)H-dependent oxidoreductase, whose product is MKSKPAVRILVTYHSQSGNTAQLAGAVARGVAETEGVTAIFKRAAATVAVDIRECDGLVICSPEYFGYMAGAIKDLFDRTYETLRDDFRMNKKPYALVICAGNDGTGALTQIERILKAYRVKKAQHPIICKGPVTEEIILRAVELGKTMAEGVKMGIF